GGCCGCGTCGGGACGGCCCCAGTCGACCATCCGCAGGTTGTGCACCACGTTGCCGCTGCCGACGACGAGCACGCCGCGCTCGCGCAGCGGCGCGAGCCGGGCGCCGAGCTCGACGTGGTCGTCGAGCGGCTTCTGGGCGTTCACCGCCAGCTGCACGACCGGGATGTCGGCCTCGGGGAAGGCGTGGGTCAGCACCGACCAGGTGCCGTGGTCGAGGCCCCAGCTGTCCTCGTCCTGGCCCACCCACGTCGGGTGCACGACGTCGGCGACCTCGGCGGCCAGCTCCGGGTCCCCCGGGGCCGGGTAGTCGACGGCGAACAGCTCGTCGGGGAAGCCGTAGAAGTCGTGGATCGTGCGCGGCCGGGCCATCGCCGTGACGGCGGTGGCGTTGATGTACCAGTGCGCCGACACCGCGAGGATCGCCCGGGGGCGGGGCACCGTGGCCCCGAACGTCTGCCACGCCTCGGTGTAGCGGTTGGCGTCGAGGGCGTTCATCGGGCTGCCGTGGCCGAGGAACGCTGCCGGCATGACCGGCTCGGGGGCCGAGGTCGCACTCATGGCGCCAGTGTGCCCCCGGACGCAGCGGGACGTGCGTCTCTCCTAGCGTGCCGGACATGGGCGAGCGACCCCCGCCGGCGACCCTCCGGTGGCTCGAGGCGGTCACGGGCGGCCGGGTGGCGCGGGTGCAGGCCCTGGCCGGTGCGACCACGTCGGACGTCCACGCCGTGCGCCTCGTCGCCCCGGACGGCGAGCGGCGCACGGTGGTGCTGCGCCGCTACGCCGTGCCCCGGGTCCTCGAGGAGGACCCGGGCATCGTCCGTCGGGAGGCCGAGGTGCTCGCGCTGCTGGACGGCTCCGAGCTGCCGGCCCCACGCCTGCTCGCCGTCGACGAGGAGGGTCGGGACGCCGACGTCCCCGCCGTCGCCATGTCGCACCTCGCCGGGCGGGTCGAGTGGGCGCCCTCGGACCTCGACGGGTGGCTCACCCGCCTCGTCGACCTGATGGCGCTCGTCCACGCGCACCCGGTGGCGGTCGCTCAGGTCCAGCCGTTCCGCCCGTACGCGCCAGCGTCGTGGGACCCGCCGCCGTGGCTCCGGGATCGTGGGGCGTGGGACGCCGCGGTCGCCCTCGCGCGTGAGCCCCGCCCGGAGAGCGCCACCGACGTGTTCCTCCACCGAGACCTGCACCCGGGGAACGTCCTGTGGCGCCGGGGCGAGGTCTCGGGACTCGTCGACTGGCCGTCGGCGAGCATCGGACCGCCCTCGGTCGACGTGGTCCACTGCCGGACGAACGTGCTGGTGCAGCTCGGCGTCGACGCCGCCGAGCGCCTCGAGGCGGTGTGGCGCGAGCGGACGGGGCTCGGGATCGACCCCTGGATCGAGGTCGTCATGCTGGTGGACGCCATGTGGTGGACGGAGCGGTTCCCGCGGCCACCGGCCGTGCTCCGCCACATGGAGGGCCTGCTCGGTCGGGCGCTGTCGTCGCTCGGCGGCTGAGGGCGCCTCAACCCGAGTGGACGTGGGCCCGCTGGCCGTCGCGGTCGACGATCATCACCACCTCCGCCGGACCGTCGACGGCCTCCATCGCGTGCGGCGTCATCGTGGCGAACTCCGCGGCCTCGCCCGTCTCGACGAGGATCTCCCGCTCGCCGAGCAGCAGGCGGACCCGCCCGTCGACGACGAACAGCCAGTCGTGCCCGGGGTGCACCTTCTGCTCCGGGCGGCGGGTGGTCGGCTCGATCCGCATCTTCATGGCCGTGGTGCTGCTCGTCGGCTGGCTGAGCATCCACACGGTGTGACCGCCCGAGCTCGTGGGGACCGGGCGGATGACGACGTCGTCGTCGGCGCGCACGTCGAGCAGTGCGTCGAGGCCGACCTGGAGCGCGGTGGCGAGAGGCAGGAGGACGTCGAGGCTGATCGTGCGCTTGCCCGTCTCGATGCGGCTGATAGTGGAGGGGCTGAGGTTGGTCCGGGCGGCGAGCTCGTCGAGCGAGAGGCCCATCGTCTGGCGCAGGCTGCGCAGCCGGGTGCGGACGAGGTGCTCGATCGCCGGGAGGTCGGTCATGGGCTCCACTCCGTCGTCTTGCGAATGCTGCAAGCTCAGTTGCAGCTGGCGGGAGGCACCGTAGCGTCCATCCCATGAGCGCACACCGACCCACCACCGTCGAACGCCACTGCGACGTCGCCGTCGTCGGCGGCTCGGCCGCGGGGCTCGCGGCCGCCCTCCAGCTCGGGCGCCAGCGTCGCTCCGTGATCGTCGTCGACGCCGGCGACCCGCGGAACGCCCCGGCCTCGCACATGCACAGCTACCTCGGCCACGAGGGGCTCCCGCCGTCGGAGCTGGTCGCGATCGGTCGCGAGGAGGTGCGCAGCTACGGCGTCGAGGTGGTGCCTGGCCGGGCCGTC
This portion of the Actinomarinicola tropica genome encodes:
- a CDS encoding phosphotransferase family protein; amino-acid sequence: MGERPPPATLRWLEAVTGGRVARVQALAGATTSDVHAVRLVAPDGERRTVVLRRYAVPRVLEEDPGIVRREAEVLALLDGSELPAPRLLAVDEEGRDADVPAVAMSHLAGRVEWAPSDLDGWLTRLVDLMALVHAHPVAVAQVQPFRPYAPASWDPPPWLRDRGAWDAAVALAREPRPESATDVFLHRDLHPGNVLWRRGEVSGLVDWPSASIGPPSVDVVHCRTNVLVQLGVDAAERLEAVWRERTGLGIDPWIEVVMLVDAMWWTERFPRPPAVLRHMEGLLGRALSSLGG
- the ygiD gene encoding 4,5-DOPA-extradiol-dioxygenase; translation: MPAAFLGHGSPMNALDANRYTEAWQTFGATVPRPRAILAVSAHWYINATAVTAMARPRTIHDFYGFPDELFAVDYPAPGDPELAAEVADVVHPTWVGQDEDSWGLDHGTWSVLTHAFPEADIPVVQLAVNAQKPLDDHVELGARLAPLRERGVLVVGSGNVVHNLRMVDWGRPDAAYDWARSFDEAAREVLRDDPSQIGRLQDHDAYDLAVPTPDHFLPLAYLAGLAASAGRPTSTLVDGYAMGSISMTAYGLDVHGDWTGGGEPATGEGHDQRGADRPADQTNL
- a CDS encoding helix-turn-helix domain-containing protein encodes the protein MTDLPAIEHLVRTRLRSLRQTMGLSLDELAARTNLSPSTISRIETGKRTISLDVLLPLATALQVGLDALLDVRADDDVVIRPVPTSSGGHTVWMLSQPTSSTTAMKMRIEPTTRRPEQKVHPGHDWLFVVDGRVRLLLGEREILVETGEAAEFATMTPHAMEAVDGPAEVVMIVDRDGQRAHVHSG